The bacterium genome contains the following window.
GTTAAAATATCATTAAAGTTTAAATTACTTTTACTTCCATAAAAGAAGAGGTGTTCAAATAATTGTTCAAAATAAGTAAGGAAGGGGAGAACACCATTATTTCTTCGAAAAACAAGAAGAGCTAAATGGTATGGCACCTCAAATAATAAGATAGGCAAAACCATGCAGAGATTAAGAATAAGGATCCGATTGATCAGGTCCCTATATAATAAAGGTGGTTTTTTAAAGAAGTAGACAATTTCATATATCCATAGAAATACGGGTATTAAAAAGAGCCGATAATTACAAGTATAAGCAATTCCAGCCAGAAGTCCTGAAATAGCTAAAAAAAGCAACTTATACTTAGTGTCATCCTTACAGCTTTTTAGATAAAAGAAGAAGGAAAAAAGAAAGAAGAAGACACTATCCACTTCAGCTAAACCTTCTCTGGAATACATTACATGATATTGAGATAGGGCTAAGATTAAAGCAGAAATCAAAGCAATCTCTTTATTAAATATATTTTTAGCGATCAAGAACAATAAGATAACAGTTAAGACACCAAATATAGCTGAGTTGATAAAAGCTACATATTCGTTGACCTTTCCTTCCCAAAGAGCCAGGGCAGAAATTAAAAGAGTGTGAGTTGGTTTGCTATGCCTTAAAGCAATGCCTTTTGTTTGAATGCGCGTCTTCTGAAGATCTTCTTTATTAAAGATACTTTGGATTCCACTTACCACAAATTGAGTTTCTTGAAGATAATTACCTTCATCGGTTAAGAAGATACCTTTATTGGTAAGATTATAAAAACGGAGAAAACAAGCCAGTAGTATAATTAAGATTAAGAATAAGTAAGTTGTTTTTTTCATAAGGTTAGCTTTTGATTTTTAAGGTTAAACAAACCAAAGGCTTTAAGATCTTCCACCAATCAACAATAGGTTTTACTTTAGTATATTCTTTATATTTTTTAACTTGTAGGTAGAGCTTACTTACTGGAACTTCTTTTATTTTATAACCATACTTAACTACTTGGTAGTGTAAGTAAAACTCTAATTCCGTACCATCTAACCAATCTTGCCAAATATTCAATCTTTTATCTTGAAAGAGGCTGGTCTTATAAGCTCGAAAACCATTAGTAGCATCGCTAGCTTTAGACTTACCTAAAGTAGCTATATTAAGAAGGATAGGGTAAAGGCGAGTACCGATAACTCGATGTAAAGGCATCTGGCCATA
Protein-coding sequences here:
- a CDS encoding glycosyltransferase family 39 protein, which codes for MKKTTYLFLILIILLACFLRFYNLTNKGIFLTDEGNYLQETQFVVSGIQSIFNKEDLQKTRIQTKGIALRHSKPTHTLLISALALWEGKVNEYVAFINSAIFGVLTVILLFLIAKNIFNKEIALISALILALSQYHVMYSREGLAEVDSVFFFLFSFFFYLKSCKDDTKYKLLFLAISGLLAGIAYTCNYRLFLIPVFLWIYEIVYFFKKPPLLYRDLINRILILNLCMVLPILLFEVPYHLALLVFRRNNGVLPFLTYFEQLFEHLFFYGSKSNLNFNDILTYPYLIWHLEGPIITLLLIIGLIFLFIKMNLHKFYILLQFLLPFIFFSLFEENNARHLAISLPAMALTSGYGLYHLNQNLKKNIDKIIILLILGIGIYNCSHLLYLKSGFNEAYQFLKDKKHLSTHWWVSTFYVDHKLVADFRKVKTKEELRRFYHQGYDYLLVDIMKYFSHPWPNWLGEKSQLLVDIETKCQPLYTTFDNRGTHLQVWFEHNISFKKTKEYFNNVPWKEKNYIKIYDLKEYFSGEKID